The window GGCACAAAGAAAGAAGAGAAATCACTTTGTGCCTTTGCAACTATGTGCCTTTGTGCCTCAGACTATCCGGCTTTAGCCGATAGCGTTTTAATTTAGGAGAGATAATGCTAAGGGCCGACGGACGCAAGTGGAATGAGATTCGGGATGTAAGGATCACGAGAGATTTCCTGAAGTATCCGGAAGGATCCGTACTCATTGAGATGGGGGATACCATTGTTCTGTGCACTGCAACGATGGAAGACAGGGTGCCCCCATTTTTGAAGAATTCAGGAAAAGGCTGGTTGACTGCCGAGTATTCTATGTTTCCCACATCCACACAGACAAGAAACACCAGAGAATCTACCAGAGGCAGAATAGGCGGAAGGACTCATGAGATTCAGAGATTGATTGGACGATCTCTTCGAGCGGTTACCGATTTGAATTCTTTTGGTGAGAAAACGATATACATCGACTGTGATGTCATCCAGGCAGACGGCGGGACAAGAACAATATCAATTACCGGCGCCTTTGTTGCCCTGATAGACGCATTTCGCAGATGGAAAGAGGAAGGAATAGTTGATAGAATTCCTGTCAGGGATTTTGTTTCTGCTGTCAGTGTCGGGATCGTGGATGGTGAGCTCCTCCTCGATTTAGAATATGAAGAAGATTCAGCAGCCCAGGTAGATATGAATTTTGTTATGACAAAAGGCGGCCTTATTATAGAGGTTCAGGGGACTGCCGAGGAGTTTCCCTTTGCCCGGAATTTATTGGATGAGATGACAGACCTTGCCACCAAGGGCATTGCTGATCTTACTAAAAAACAGATGGAGCTACTGGGAGATTTAGACTAAAAACCTAACCCCCGAACCTGAAATTAGAATTAGAGGAATCAAACTGACAAGAATTGTTTTTGCCACAAAAAACAAGGGAAAAATAAGAGAACTTAAAGCAATGCTTGAAGGGTTCAATGTCAAATTTATTTCCCTTGATGAGTATCCGGATCTGCCTGAAATTGTAGAGGATGGGAAGACATTCTTTGAAAATGCGCTAAAGAAGGCGAAAGCGGTTTCTGAATATACCGGTGAAATTGTTCTTGCAGATGATTCCGGTCTTGAGGTCGATTTTCTCGGAGGGAGACCGGGTGTTTGTTCTTCGAGGTATGCCGGTCCCGATGCGACGGATGAGAACAATATTGAAAAGCTTCTCGAAGAATTGAAGGGTGTCCCGATAAACAAGAGAGATGCTTCTTTTGTGTGTGCACTTGTTCTCTATCGGCCGGACGGAACTTTTGAGTCGTTTGAGGGGAAATGGAGCGGAAAGATCGGCCATGAACCGGCAGGAACAGCCGGATTCGGCTATGATCCGGTATTTGTAGTAGCTGAATGTGGTATGACCGTCGCTCAGCTTTCCCCGGAAATGAAAAATACAATGAGCCACAGGGCGAAGGCCCTGAATGAGCTTAAAAAAAGTTTGGAAAAATGGGTTAAGGCCTGAATGTCTTGGTTAGTAGACTCTCAACTTCGTCGGGGTGTGGCGCAGCCTGGCAGCGCGCATGCTTTGGGAGCATGATGTCGCAGGTTCAAATCCTGCCACCCCGACCATTTATATCAACCGATCAGGTGCTGTTATTTACAGCACCTTTTTTTGTCTGCTTTAGCCTTCGAGGTATCCCTTTCCCGGCATCAGACGGCATTGGACGAGAATGTCCCCCGTTGCCCCTATAATATCGGCGGGGAGCCGAACCTTTCCGTGCAGCATCGGCCCGTAGGCCGCTATCGCGTCAGGTCCGAAGGCAAAGAAATGATCGATGGCCTTGTTGGCATTGGTGAATGGATTACCGTAGGTCAGTGGCTCTACAAGGGCAAAGACCGCGTTGACGGCGGTGGTGAGCCGGTCGGAAATTTCTCCCGCCGCCTCCCTGTCACCGCTTTCGAGCCTTTCGATCAGCGTATTGAGTTCCCGTGCAAAACAGTTGGCTGTACTTAGCAGAAAGCCGTCGTACGGGCCGGTGACGTCTTTTAGCCATTTCGCATAGTCGCCCTCGGCGCCTCGAACCATGAAGATCCCTTCCTTGTCTAAATCGGATAGAGCAATGCGATCCTGGCCGCTCGAGTCCTTGAAGAGGATTACATTGGCATAGCGCTGCCCGAGCCCCGCAAACGTCGCCGGCTCCATTTCGTTTTCCGTCACCTGGGGTAGTTGATACAGGGCCGTCGGGAGTCCAAGATCGAGAATCGCGGAAAGCCCGGCCGTGATTTCAGACTGCGTCAGCGTCTTGCCCGCTGGAGGGCAAACGGTGAAACCGCAGATATGTTTATCCTTGAGAATACGGGTCACTTCATCGGGGCTTTGCTTACGCACATCCACTCCAAGTATGTCCGAAATTGTTCGGATCATGATTTCGGTCTCGCTCTTCAAAACACCGAGCAGGAGATGGATGCCATATTTTTGAGCCTGCCGGACGGCGAAATCCGAAACATCAAGCGTCTGCTTATCATCCAGCACCCACCCATCACCGGTTGATCCGGGGACAAGATAGCCTTTTACCGCAGGGGCTATATGGCTGAAATGGCTGGACATGCGGTCAAAATCGATGCTGCCGTCATCGCGATAGTGCGTCAGCAGCGGGCACCACAAACGGGGGACGCCGGCGGGAAAGAGCCCCGCAATGATTTTTTTCCGCATCTCTGAAATGCTATCCATGAAAATCTCCTTTCAGGATCG of the Syntrophales bacterium genome contains:
- the rph gene encoding ribonuclease PH, which encodes MLRADGRKWNEIRDVRITRDFLKYPEGSVLIEMGDTIVLCTATMEDRVPPFLKNSGKGWLTAEYSMFPTSTQTRNTRESTRGRIGGRTHEIQRLIGRSLRAVTDLNSFGEKTIYIDCDVIQADGGTRTISITGAFVALIDAFRRWKEEGIVDRIPVRDFVSAVSVGIVDGELLLDLEYEEDSAAQVDMNFVMTKGGLIIEVQGTAEEFPFARNLLDEMTDLATKGIADLTKKQMELLGDLD
- a CDS encoding XTP/dITP diphosphatase, producing the protein MVFATKNKGKIRELKAMLEGFNVKFISLDEYPDLPEIVEDGKTFFENALKKAKAVSEYTGEIVLADDSGLEVDFLGGRPGVCSSRYAGPDATDENNIEKLLEELKGVPINKRDASFVCALVLYRPDGTFESFEGKWSGKIGHEPAGTAGFGYDPVFVVAECGMTVAQLSPEMKNTMSHRAKALNELKKSLEKWVKA
- a CDS encoding dihydrodipicolinate synthase family protein, producing MDSISEMRKKIIAGLFPAGVPRLWCPLLTHYRDDGSIDFDRMSSHFSHIAPAVKGYLVPGSTGDGWVLDDKQTLDVSDFAVRQAQKYGIHLLLGVLKSETEIMIRTISDILGVDVRKQSPDEVTRILKDKHICGFTVCPPAGKTLTQSEITAGLSAILDLGLPTALYQLPQVTENEMEPATFAGLGQRYANVILFKDSSGQDRIALSDLDKEGIFMVRGAEGDYAKWLKDVTGPYDGFLLSTANCFARELNTLIERLESGDREAAGEISDRLTTAVNAVFALVEPLTYGNPFTNANKAIDHFFAFGPDAIAAYGPMLHGKVRLPADIIGATGDILVQCRLMPGKGYLEG